DNA from Homo sapiens chromosome 1, GRCh38.p14 Primary Assembly:
ACCCAGTCCAACTTGGATACCCTTGGCTTTAGTTCTCGGacacttcttttttctctccgTCGCAACTTGTCAAGTTCTCAAGTCTGTCtctctgtgttattttttttcttcgttGCCCCTCAGCCCCCGACGGTCTCTCTTCAAAATGTTTGCAACTGCTGCGTTAGCATGAGTTGGCACCCACTGTTAACGTGGTTCATGACTTTCTGTTTAAGCTGTGCCACCTGTTCCCTGAGCATGTTGGCCGTGGACGCCAGCTCCGAGTTCTGAGCTTTCAAGGTTTTCACTTTTTCCTCCAGCCGGGCGATTCTCTCCAGCTTCCTTTTTCGGCACTTGGAGGCAGCGATGCGGTTCCTCATGCGCTTCCTCTCCGCCTTGATCCGCTCCTGGGACTCCATGTCGATGGGGGACAGGGGCGGTGTCTCGCCGGGCATCTCGGGCACTGTCTGAGGCTCCTCCTTCAGGGCCTGCAGCCGCGGGTGCTGCACGGGCATCTGCTGGGGCAGGTGGTgcggcggctgctgctgctgctggggttGCGCGGGAAAGGCCAGGCCGGCCGCGCCGTAGGAGGGCGCCCCGCCGCCGCTGCTCAGCGCGCCTGGGTTGAAGTTGCTGAGGTTTGCGTAGACCGGCGGCTCGCTGTGCAGGCTGGCGCTGAAGCCGCCGCTGCCGCTGCCCCCTGCCACCGAGGCTAccgcgggagccaccatgcctgccccgTTGACCGGCTGCGCCGCCGACGTGACGCTGGGC
Protein-coding regions in this window:
- the JUN gene encoding transcription factor Jun; its protein translation is MTAKMETTFYDDALNASFLPSESGPYGYSNPKILKQSMTLNLADPVGSLKPHLRAKNSDLLTSPDVGLLKLASPELERLIIQSSNGHITTTPTPTQFLCPKNVTDEQEGFAEGFVRALAELHSQNTLPSVTSAAQPVNGAGMVAPAVASVAGGSGSGGFSASLHSEPPVYANLSNFNPGALSSGGGAPSYGAAGLAFPAQPQQQQQPPHHLPQQMPVQHPRLQALKEEPQTVPEMPGETPPLSPIDMESQERIKAERKRMRNRIAASKCRKRKLERIARLEEKVKTLKAQNSELASTANMLREQVAQLKQKVMNHVNSGCQLMLTQQLQTF